A DNA window from Calliphora vicina chromosome 1, idCalVici1.1, whole genome shotgun sequence contains the following coding sequences:
- the ATPsynC gene encoding ATP synthase lipid-binding protein, mitochondrial, translating into MFVSTVSRIAPVARSALVNGSKQYLRPLSSAVICQSQTLAAQNTTPVALLPQIRSFQTSPVTRDIDSAAKFIGAGAATVGVAGSGAGIGTVFGSLIIGYARNPSLKQQLFSYAILGFALSEAMGLFCLMMAFLLLFAF; encoded by the exons atgttcgtaTCAACAGTCTCCCGTATTGCCCCCGTTGCCAGGTCCGCT ctCGTCAACGGCTCCAAGCAATACTTGCGACCATTGAGCAGCGCAGTCATTTGCCAAAGCCAAACCTTGGCCGCTCAGAACACAACCCCAGTTGCTTTACTGCCACAAATCAGGTCATTCCAGACCTCCCCTGTCACTCGTGACATTGATTCAGCTGCCAAATTCATTGGTGCTGGTGCTGCAACAGTCGGTGTAGCTGGTTCCG GTGCCGGTATCGGAACAGTATTCGGTTCCCTCATCATCGGTTATGCCAGAAACCCATCATTGAAACAACAGTTGTTCTCCTACGCTATCTTGGGTTTCGCCCTTTCTGAAGCTATGGGTCTTTTCTGTCTTATGATGGCTTTCTTGCTCCTCTTCGCTTTCTAA
- the LOC135963954 gene encoding G patch domain-containing protein 4, whose translation MDFARKILLNCGWKDGDGLGKKRDGIAKPLRATLKFDNAGFGADQAASDFNNHWWERVFNEAATNVNVNHEGEQIKMGLKDDEDAVEISTKSYSIKKLKKLKNRGESSEMRNGYENFLQAATLTNLGDEIENPDKIDTNDIEVTKVKVLTDEELFKACGGRTAHKGARHGLNLSGKLARIEQQEAELLAKMMAKRNQEQFTEQKLKKKKNKIKDKIQAVVELDLVENDKLKKKKRKHCEVECTVEDVPSNQKTTVEKCKKKKKKHLSEIESDAIDQNLETVNMEVIPLETNDELKPLKNKKNKNKDKILEVEIDEIVHKKKKKKNKHKDIEH comes from the coding sequence atggattTTGCCCGTAAGATCCTTTTAAATTGTGGCTGGAAAGATGGCGATGGTTTGGGAAAAAAGAGAGATGGGATTGCTAAACCTTTAAGAGCCACattaaaatttgataatgctGGTTTTGGTGCAGATCAGGCTGCATCCGATTTTAATAACCACTGGTGGGAGAGGGTATTTAATGAAGCCGCAACCAACGTCAATGTTAACCATGAAGGAGAACAAATAAAAATGGGTTTAAAAGATGATGAGGATGCTGTTGAAATTTCGACTAAAAGTTACTCTATTAAAAagctgaaaaaattaaaaaatagaggAGAATCCAGTGAAATGAGAAATGGTTACGAGAATTTCTTGCAAGCAGCAACCTTAACCAATTTAGGCGATGAAATTGAAAATCCCGATAAAATAGATACCAATGATATTGAGGTGACTAAAGTGAAAGTGTTAACGGATGAGGAATTGTTTAAAGCTTGTGGCGGTAGAACTGCACACAAAGGAGCTCGTCATGGCTTAAACTTAAGCGGAAAACTAGCAAGAATTGAACAACAGGAAGCAGAATTGTTGGCTAAGATGATGGCAAAGCGCAACCAGGAACaatttacagaacaaaaattgaagaaaaagaaaaataaaattaaagataaaatacaGGCAGTAGTTGAATTAGATCTTGTTGAAAACgataaattgaagaaaaagaAACGTAAACACTGTGAAGTAGAATGTACCGTAGAAGATGTTCCATCCAACCAGAAAACAAcggttgaaaaatgtaaaaagaagaaaaaaaaacatctttctGAAATAGAATCTGATGCAATTGATCAAAATTTGGAAACTGTAAATATGGAAGTAATACCTCTGGAGACTAATGATGAAttaaagcctttaaaaaataaaaaaaataaaaataaagacaaaATATTGGAGGTTGAAATTGATGAAATCgtacataaaaagaaaaaaaagaaaaataaacataaagatattgaacattaa
- the LOC135963955 gene encoding probable rRNA-processing protein EBP2 homolog encodes MTDFEMQDSDSEYYSEDESETELQEAFARGDLKPGLNIEFQKGKDKINNIPKILEKTDEIKAELPWVERMDMVNDLAPLAPELAVALEKHEQKRANLFKGNAKIHYVRPEEDPVLNDFKREMLFHRQAQAAVIEGIRRLHEMGIKTKRPDDYFAEMAKSDEHMQKVRSNLMAKQEGQAKSERIRQIREQRKMGKMLAKQTKVQREMEKKDMLDKLKKFRKGKLKNLDFLEDAKALEAKTKKSASKRKDRNKKFGFGGKKSGSKRNTKSSAAGLERTKLPRSRVGSKAAPGNKRVGKARRMKMKSKK; translated from the exons atgaCCGATTTTGAGATGCAAGACAGCGATTCAGAATACTATTCTGAAGATGAATCTGAAACAgag TTGCAAGAGGCTTTTGCTCGTGGGGATTTGAAACCTGGACTCAATATTGAATTTCAAAAGggaaaagataaaataaataacatt cccaaaattttagaaaaaacagATGAAATTAAAGCAGAATTACCATGGGTAGAACGTATGGACATGGTTAACGATTTAGCACCATTGGCACCAGAATTAGCAGTTGCTCTAGAAAAACACGAACAAAAAAGAGCCAATTTGTTTAAGGGTAACGCAAAAATACACTATGTTCGACCTGAAGAAGACCCAGTACTAAATGATTTCAAGCGTGAAATGTTATTTCATCGTCAAGCCCAAGCTGCTGTTATTGAGGGCATAAGACGTTTACATGAGATGGGTATTAAAACAAAACGTCCCGATGACTATTTCGCCGAAATGGCAAAATCTGACGAACACATGCAAAAGGTACGTTCCAATTTGATGGCCAAACAGGAGGGTCAAGCTAAATCCGAACGCATCCGACAAATCAGAGAACAACGTAAAATGGGCAAAATGCTGGCTAAACAAACAAAGGTGCAGCGTGAAATGGAAAAGAAGGATATGTTGGATAAATTGAAGAAGTTCCGTAAGGGAAAATTGAAGAATTTAGATTTCTTAGAAGATGCCAAAGCACTGgaagcaaaaactaaaaaatctgcTTCAAAGAGAAAAGACCGCAATAAGAAATTTGGTTTCGGTGGCAAAAAGAGTGGATCCAAACGTAATACCAAATCATCAGCTGCTGGTCTTGAGCGGACAAAATTACCTAGAAGTAGAGTAGGCTCTAAGGCTGCACCGGGTAATAAGCGTGTAGGTAAAGCGAGACGGATGAAAATGAAAtctaagaaataa
- the Zwilch gene encoding protein zwilch translates to MSSNLANVYANLLRKYGENYMITYSTSPTYLNNIVGAAENPGKIILFYVEDRSKGKTLNFVSPSKLNIKKSTNVDLDLTGSPLKDDCEVDAIGDMSLELNLISLNPWKPEEEYHKGISVDKARNIMTLEDFQKCATSADAIGSVWFLCSCADFPKTLLLQYEFGRSQNTRGIINYMGIIASHAVTSQSLLQQHYALVGRDVRVETQIENTYHIKSNISIKCSWTTNSVTPSLIELRSCDVILKQTFRFGDSTSLTEDFINQLRILMAIRDEIISYKQSENSDVAKEPSYSCGIGIDMVELRENINKVMTEISEIDASSGAERDIEDVIQNAKIRRLNDLTDKLWDILKQCSSYKDLKMAYNILFQCAARCNIVNTPTNKNRLAEIITEVANRRLAIPCLSGSEPLELLLEIGLEKLYKDYEYIFVESKVCSANDLKNKSLAHDNKENDAVVPNVRKSLRNAVMQDNAAMRKTLLHNDFKSTGNQMKNDIICFKNSNFDEHESAKTLAKLLQIHCTLEHLLMIHIHLNLSRVYYEVCDQLLRKTPRTVDMIGDSLTDEMEIQLSADYIRELLTGKEPHSRRITMSSKNKLREVKSTFYFNMENICPPNISECFNADEKEYSKENVYYNWLYRKITTVQNH, encoded by the exons ATGTCTTCAAATTTAGCTAATGTCTATGCAAATTTATTACGGAAATATGGAGAGAATTATATGATAACTTATTCCACATCTCCaacttatttaaacaacattgtTGGTGCTGCCGAGAATCCTGGGAAGATTATACTTTTTTATGTGGAG GATCGTTCAAAAGGAAAAACACTGAACTTTGTTTCACCTTCCAAGTTGAACATAAAAAAATCCACAAACGTTGATTTAGATTTAACTGGCAGCCCTTTAAAAGATGATTGCGAAGTGGACGCTATAGGCGATATGTCTTTAGAACTCAACTTGATTTCTTTAAATCCATGGAAACCCGAAGAAGAATATCACAAGGGCATATCTGTGGATAAGGCCAGAAATATTATGACATTGGAAGACTTTCAAAAATGTGCAACAAGTGCAGATGCTATTGGCTCTGTGTGGTTCTTATGTTCGTGCGCAGATTTTCCAAAGACTCTCTTGTTACAATATGAATTTGGACGTAGCCAAAACACCAGAGGCATTATCAATTATATGGGTATTATAGCATCGCATGCTGTAACGAGTCAATCACTGTTGCAGCAGCACTATGCCTTAGTTGGCAGAGATGTTCGTGTTGAAacacaaattgaaaatacatatcATATCAAATcgaatatttctataaaatgctCTTGGACAACAAATTCAGTGACACCATCATTAATAGAACTGAGAAGTTGTGATGTCATACTAAAACAAACATTTCGTTTTGGTGATAGCACCTCATTGACAGAGGATTTTATTAATCAATTGCGTATTCTAATGGCTATACGTGATGAAatcatttcatataaacaatcgGAAAATTCAGATGTGGCAAAGGAACCTAGTTATTCATGTGGCAT tggTATTGATATGGTAGAACTACGTGAAAACATCAATAAAGTTATGACCGAAATATCCGAAATAGACGCTAGTAGTGGTGCAGAACGTGATATTGAGGATGTTATACAAAATGCTAAAATAAGACGTCTTAATGACTTAACCGATAAATTGTGGGACATTTTAAAAC aatGCTCATCttataaggatttaaaaatGGCTTATAATATACTATTTCAATGTGCTGCCCGTTGTAATATTGTg aaTACTCCTACAAATAAAAACCGTTTAGCCGAGATCATTACCGAGGTGGCAAATCGTCGCTTAGCTATACCTTGTCTTTCGGGTTCTGAGCCATTGGAATTATTGTTGGAAATTGGTTTGGAAAAACTATACAAAGACTATGAATACATATTTGTTGAGAGTAAAGTTTGCAGTGCAAATGATTTAAAGAATAAAAG tCTTGCCCACGATAACAAAGAAAATGATGCAGTTGTGCCAAATGTTCGTAAATCCCTGCGAAATGCTGTTATGCAAGACAATGCAGCCATGCGTAAAACATTGTTGCATAATGACTTCAAAAGTACTGGCAACCAAATGAAAAACGatataatttgtttcaaaaatagtaACTTTGATGAGCATGAAAGTGCTAAGACACTGGCAAAACTATTGCAAATTCATTGTACTCTAGAACATTTACTAATGATTCATATACATTTGAATTTGAGCCGTGTCTACTATGAGGTCTGCGATCAATTGCTGCGCAAAACACCACGTACTGTCGATATGATCGGCGATTCATTGACCGATGAAATGGAAATACAATTGTCAGCCGACTATATACGTGAACTTTTGACAGGTAAGGAACCACACTCACGACGCATTACAAtgagttcaaaaaataaattacgtGAAGTAAAGTCGACCTTCTATTTCAATATGGAGAATATATGTCCACCCAACATATCTGAATGTTTTAATGCCGATGAAAAAGAATACAGCAAAGAGAATGTTTATTATAATTGGTTATATCGTAAAATAACAACGGTACAAAATCACTGA